A window of Micromonospora eburnea genomic DNA:
GACTCTGGCCACCCGTACGCCCCCGATCGCGTCGTCGGTTGTGTTTGGCAGCCACATGGTACGAGATGTCCGGCCACACCGGTCCCCGCCCCGTTGGCTATCCACAATGGAGGTAGGTGATTCGCGGCCATTTTCCGGCTCCAGTAGAATCCGCCTACTGTGTCGCTTGCCGAGCCCCGTGTCGATTCGTCACCGGATGCCGACGTCCTGACCCGCTCCGCCTCCGTCACCTCCGGCGGCGTCGTCGAGTCGGGACCTCCCGCCCAGCGGCTGTCGTCCGATGCCCAACCGGGCCGTTCGACGCCACGCCGACGGTGGACGCCGCGCCGCCTCGACGTCGCCGTGTCCGGCGTCTTCCTGCTCGCCGCGCTCTGGGTGACCAGCCGGATCTGGGTCGACCCGGCCGGCCGGGTCGCGGCCCTCTACAGCGGCGATCCCGCGGTGATGCAGTTCTTCCTCGCCCACTCGGTGCGCGTCGTGCTGCACGGCGAGTTCCCGTTCTACACCGAGCAGTTCAACTATCCGGACGGGGTCAACCTGATGGCGAACACCGCCATCCTGGCCCTGGGCATCCCGATGGTGCCGATCACCGTCCTGTTCGGACCGGCGGTCTCCTTCGTCACGCTGGTGACGCTCGGCCTGGCCGGCACCGCCGCCGCGTGGTACCGGATGCTCTCCCGGCACGTCGTGCGCCACCGGCTGGCCGCGGCGGTGGGGGGCTGGTTCTGCGGGTTCTCGCCGGCCATGCTGTCGCACGCCAACTGGCACCCCAACATCATCGCCCAGTTCCTGCTGCCGTTCATCGTCTGGCGGGTGCTGGTGCTGACCCGCTCCACCCGCCCGGTCCGCGACGGCGCGCTGCTCGCCCTGCTGATCACCGTGCAGGCGTTCATCAACGAGGAGATCCTGCTCTTCACCGCGCTGGCCTGCGGCGTGTTCCTGCTCGCGGTGGTCGTCCAGCAGCGTGAGCGGTGGGCCACGGCGTGGCGTCCGCTGGGGACCGGGCTGGCGGTCTGCGCGGTGCTCGCCGGCGCGCTGCTGGCGTACCCGCTCTGGGTCCAGTTCGCCGGGCCGATGGCATACCACGGGCTCAGCGACACGGTCCGCGACTACGACAACGACGTCGCCGCGTTCTTCGCCCAGGGCTCGCCGACCCTCGGTGGCAACGAGCAGGCGAACGTCAACCTGGCCCCGAACTACGCCGAGGAGAACGCCTTCTTCGGGTGGAGCCTGTCGTTGCTGGCCGTCGGCATCGTGTTCTGGCTGCGCCGGGAGGTGCTGGTCCGGGCGCTCGCGGCGACCGGGCTGTTCTTCGCGGTGCTCTCCCTCGGCGAGCGGGTGACCTGGTGGGAGCGGCATCTGTTCACCGGCCCGTGGGACCTGCTGGTCCGGCTGCCGCTGCTCGACGCGGTGGTGCCCACCCGGTTCGGGCTGATCACGACCGTGGTCGTCGGGGTGCTGCTGGCGTTCGCTGTCGAGCGGGCCCGGTCGCTGCGCACCGTCGACCGACGGACCGTGCGTACCCTCACCGCCGCCGGGCTGGTGTTCGCGCTGCTGCCGATCGCGCCGATGCCGTTGCAGGTGACCGACCGCCCGCCGGTGCCGCAGTTCATCACCGCCGACCGCTGGCGGCAGTACGTCGGCCCGGACCAGACCCTGGTGCCGGTGCCGGTGCCCAGCATGGGCAACACCGACCCGATGCGCTGGGCGGCCAGCGCCGACCTGGCCTTCCGGATTCCCGGCGGCTACTTCCTCGCCCCGCGCAACGGGGTCACCGGTGATCCGGGCCGCTTCGGCGGTCGGCCCAGCGGCATCGGGGTGCTGTTGGCGGAGGTCGCGGCCACCGGGCGTACGCCGGTGCTGGACGACCGGCAGCGCCGTCGATTCCTCGACGAGCTGCGGCACTGGCGGGCAGCCATCGTGGTGCTGCCGCTGGACCAGCCGAACGCCGAGCCGCTGCGGCGGACCGTCGAGCAGCTGGTCGGCCCCGCCCGCCGGGAGCTGGACGTCTGGCTCTGGGACGTACGCACCCTCACCAGTTGAGGGAGGAGCGGGACCCGCCCGTCGCCCACTCCGGCCAGTAGTTGAGGGCAACGAGAACGCCGAGCAACGCATAGGCTCCGATGGCCAGCGTGCCGGCGCGGGCCGCCCGGTGTGCCCCAAAGGCGGTTCTGCCGAGCCGCCCGACCGTGGTGTTGGAGAGGGCTGACGTGACGGTCATCGATCTGGGTGAGCTCCGCGACGACAGCGCGCCTGACCGGCCGGCCCGGCCGCCCCGAGCCGTCGGCCGCCCGTACCGGTGCGTCGCGGTGCTGCTGGCGGCGCTGGTCACCCTTGCCGGCGCGGCGCCCGCACCGCGCCGGATCGCCGCCACCGTGCCGGGTGGTCCCGGCGCGGCGGCGTTCGTCGTCGACGACCGCGTGTACGTGGTGGAGCCCGCCGACCCGGAGCGCGGCACCGGCCGCCGGCTGGTCGCGTACCGGGTGACGGCGTACCGGCCGCGGGCGCTGTGGCAGAGCCCGCTGCCCGGCGGTGGCATCGTCGAACTGGCCCGGATGGTGGACGGGCGGCTGCTGCTGACCGGCCGGACCACCAACGACGCCGGGTGGGAGACGACCGCCCTCGACGCCACGACCGGACGGCTCGGCTGGCGGCGACCCGGGGCGGCCTTCCTGGCGGGCGACGTCGTGTTCCTGTACACGAGCGACGGCGACGGTGCCGACGAGACCCGCCGGATCGACGCCCGCACCGGCGAGACACTGTGGTCGATGCCGACCACCTCGGCCGATCTGAATCTGAGCCGGGGACCGGCCGGGGTGGAGCGGGTGGTGCTGGCGCACGACTCCGGCCTGACGGAGGTCTTCGACGCCGCCTCCGGCGTCCGGCTGGTCGCCCGCGACCTGCGTACCGGTGAGCCGCCCTTCAGGGGGCGGGCGGTGGTGGTCGACGGCCTGCTGCTGGTGATCGACGCCGCCGGCGGCACGGTGACCGGCTACGACCTGGACCGGCTGGACCCACACTGGAACGTCCCGCTGCCGTCGGTCGACTACGCCGAGCGCTGCGGCCGGTCGCTGTGCCTGTACCGGCAGGACGGTGGGGTGTGGGTGGTCGACCCGGCCACCGGCGCGACCCGGTGGAGCGATCGCCGGTGGGTGGCGGCGACTGCGGCGGCCGATGGGCTGCTGCTGGTCGCCGAGCTGGCACCTGCCGCCTCCTCCGTGCTGGCCGTGGTGGAGGAGGCCACCGGCCGGCTGGTCGCCGAGTTCGGCGAGTGGCAGGTGGTTCCGCGCGGCGACGAGGACGGCCCGATGATCGGGGTACGGCCGGACGGCGACGGCCGGCTGCTCGTCGCCGAACTGGACCCGGCGGTCGGGCAGGCCCGGATCCGCGACGCCCTGCCCGGCGTCCTCGTGGCGGACTGCCGGGCCGGGGCGCTGCTCGTCTGCCACCGGACCGATGGCAGTCTCGTGCTGTGGTGGAACCGGTGAATCGGATGATCGAGCTGGGGGAGCTGCGGCACGGCGACGAGCCCGAGCCGTCACCGGCGCCACGCCGTCCCTCGGCGGCGTCGGCCCGCGTCGTGGCGCTCTGCTGCGCGGTACTGCTCACCCTGGCCGGGGCCGCGCCGGTACCCCGCCTGCCGTCCGGCGTCACCGTGCCGGCCTCGCCGGACGCCGGCTTCCTGGTCCTCGCCGACCGGCTGGTGGTGGCCACCGGCGGACCGGGCACGACCGGCCGCGGCGACCGGCTGGTCAGCGGGTACCGGTTGCCCGACGGCGCGCCGGTGTGGCGGTTCAGGCCGCCCGCCGGCGACGATCTGCTCGGGTTGTGGACGGTGGCCGGTCTGCTGCTGGTGGCGAGCGGCTCACCCGACGACGGCCGCACCGCGGCCCTGGATCCGCGTACCGGCGCGACGCGCTGGCAGCAGCCCGGCTACCCGACCCTGACCGAGGCGGGCGGGGTGATCCTGGAGACGTCCGGTGCTGACGGGAGGCGCGCGGTCCGGGCGGTCAACCCGGCGACCGGAACGGCCCGGTGGTCGCTCCCGTCGCTCGGCGACCGGATGGTGTACGGGTTCGGGGGCCGGGGCGTGACCGCGATGGTGGTGCTCGGCGGCGACGGGCAGGTCGAGGTGTACGACGCCGACTCCGGCTCGCTGCGGCGGGCCGACCGGCTGCCCTCGACCGTCGACCAGTCTTACCGCTGGCCGCAGGTGCTGGGCGACGTGCTGCTGTTCGGCGACGCGTCGGGCGAAGTCACCGCGTACGGCCTGGACCGGCTGGACCGGCGGTGGACCCTTCCGGCGCGGTCGGAGGACTGGTTCGCCGACTGCGGCGAGCTGATCTGCCTGAGCGGCCGGTCGACCGGCCTGTGGGCGTACGACCCGGCCACCGGCCGTCTTCGTTGGCGCGACGACCGCTGGCGCGGCGCCTTCCCGGTCGACGGCCGGCTGCTCGTCGACGGCCCCACCGAACGGGACGTGGTGGAGTTGGCGGTGCTCGACCCCGGCACCGGCCGCACGCTGGCCCGGCTGGGTCGCTGGCGGCTGACCGCGATCGGCTCCCGGTCGCTCGGCATCCGCTCCGTCACCGGGGACCGCACGCTGGTGGCGGAGCTGGACGTGTCGGCCGGTCAGGCCCGGACCCTCGCGGTGCTCCCCGGCTCCTGGAACGGCTGCACCGCCGCCGCTGCCGTGCTGGTCTGCCAGCGCCGGTCCAGCGGGCTGGTGATCTGGCCACTGGACCGGTGAGTCACCAGTTGGCCTGGGCGGGTGCCGGGGGCAGCGGCACCGAACCCGGCCGGACCACGTACGCGACACCGCCGCTGCCCGCCTGCCAGGCCGCCTCGAACGGCGCCCGGGGCACGGTCCGGCGCACCGCCTCGTCGTCCGGGGCGTACGGGTCGTTGAGCACCGGGTCGCCGTCGGCGGTGAAGCCGACCAGCACCATCAGGTGCCCCCGGGTGTCGTAGTCCAGCCCCGGCACCTGGCCGGCGGTGAAGGCCGCGGAGACGATCAGCGGGATGCCGGCGGCGACGAACCGCTCCGCCTCGGCCAGGCCCCGCAGCCGGGTGACGAACGCGTCCACCCCGTGCCGGCCCGCGTACGCGGTGTTGAACGCCCAGTTCCCGGCCCCGGCGTACGCGTGGTCGTAGCAGTGCCGGGCGGCGTGCACCACCACCGGCCGGGGGCCGGGCGGGTCGACCCAGGCGTACCGGTCGGGGGTGGGACCGGCGCCCCAGAAGTCCAGCACCATTGAGACGCAGGTGGGGCTGCACCAGGAGTCGCCGCCGCCACCCCAGCGGGTCTCTCCGCCGGCGTGCAGTCGCTGTGCGTAGCGGGGCACGTCGAGCACCCGTCCCCGGGCGTCCGCCTCGTCGGCCGGCCCGACCGGCGGCGTGTCGTCCGCCGACGCCGGGGCGTCGGTCCGCTCCACGGCCTCCGCGCAGGCGACCGCGCCGACCGTGTGCAGCACCGGGGTCGCGGCCAGGCCGGCCCTCCGGTACAGGGTGACCCGGACCTGCCAGCCGGTGGCCGCCGCGCGCAGCAGGCCGAAGGTGTCCACCTTCGCCCACGCCTCGTCCCGGGTCTGCCCCGGCACCGAGCTGCGGTGGATGGTCGTGTCGTCGGCGGCCCAGTGCCCCAGGTCGTACCAGTCCGTGGACGGTCTGCCCTCGTACCGGCCGCGCAGTTCGACACGCAGCCAGCAGCCCTCCGGGGTGTCCCCGGTCCAGGACGGCACCACCTCGTCGACCGGGAAGCCCAGCTCCACCGCCGGGGAGGTCCACGTCGCCAGCTCGTATTCGGCGGTGTCGCCCGAGTGCGGCTCGGTGTGCTCGACCCGGCCGGCCGGTGCGCCGATCACGAGGCCGGCCGCCCCGGCGGCCACCCCGTCGGCCGTGCCGAGCGCCAGGTCCGCCGGGAACCGGAAGCGCCGGTACGCGATGTCCCGCCCCGGGTCGACAGCGGGCATGGCGGGCTCCATCCGTTCGGTGCCCGGGCCGGTGGCCGGGGAGCGGTGGTCAACGGGTGCCGGGAAGCATGTCGTACCTGAAGGATTTTTGCAACGACGGCGAGGGACGCTTGGTTGGCGGCCGGCACTAGGTTGTCGGGAGGTCACGAGGCGGGAGGCCGGGATGCGGGTACTGGTGGTCGAGGACGAGCGGAACCTCGCCGACGCGATCGCGCGTGGGTTGCGCAAGCGCGGCATGGCCGTGGACGTCGCCTACGACGGCGACACCGGGCACGAGGCCGCCTTCGTCACCCGGTACGACGTGGTGATCCTGGACCGGGACCTGCCCGGCGTGCCCGGCGACCGGATCTGCGCCGACCTGGCCGCCTCCGGCACCCTGACCCGGGTGCTGATGCTCACCGCGAGCGGCACGGTCGCCGACCGGGTCGAGGGGTTGCAGCTCGGCGCCGACGACTACCTGCCCAAGCCGTTCGCCTTCGACGAGCTGGTCGCCCGGGTGCAGGCGCTCGGCCGGCGGGCCACCCCGGCCGCCCCGCCGGTGCTGACGCTGGCCGACCTGGTGCTCGATCCGGCCCGCCGGGTGGTCACCCGCGGCGGCGTGCCGGTCGACCTCACCAACAAGGAGTTCGGGGTGCTGGCCGAGCTGCTCAAGGCGCGCGGCGCGGTGGTCTCCAGCGAGGAGCTGCTGGAGCGGGTCTGGGACGCGAACACCGACCCGTTCACCACCATCGTCCGGGTCACCGTCATGACATTGCGCAAGAAGCTCGGTGACCCGCCACTGATCGAGACGGTGGTCGGGGCCGGCTACCGCACCGCCGGGGCGGCGTCATGAGCCGCCGACGGCGGTTGCGCCCCACCCTGCGGCTACGGCTCACCCTGCTCAACGGGGTGCTGCTGGTCGGGGCCGGGGCGATCCTGGTGCTGCTGGCCTGGCTGCTGCTCCGGGACGGGCTGCGCCCGGCCGACGACCTGCTGCCCGGCACCACGGTGGTGCTCGCCGACGGCCGCACCCTCGAAGCCGGGCAGTGGCAGGGGCAACTGGTCGACGCGGCCTCGCGGGAGCTGCTGCTCAAGGGATTCGGTGCGCTGCTGGCGATCGGCGTGGTCGGCGTCGCCGGGGCGTACCTGGTGGCCGGTCGGGCACTGCGCCCGCTGCACCAGGTCACCGCCACCGCCCGCCGGCTCGGCGAGGCCACGCTGGACCAGCGGATCGGCTGGTCCGGCGCCGACGACGAGGTGGCCGAGCTGGCCAAGACCTTCGACGCGATGCTGGACCGGATCGCCACCGCGTTCGAGGCGCAGAAACGCTTCGTGGCCAACGCCTCGCACGAGCTGCGTACCCCGCTGGCGGTGATGCGTACCGAGATCGACGTGACGCTCAGCGACGACGAGTCGGACATCGCCGACTACCGCCGGATGGCCACCGTGGTCCGGGACGCCTCGGGGCGGGCCAACGGTCTGGTCGACGCGCTGCTGGTGCTGGCCCGCAGCGAGGCGCAGGCCGGGCGTCGGCTGGCCCGTCGGGTCGAGAGCGACCTCTCGGTGGGCGCCGCCAACGCCCTCTCGGCGATGGCCGGCGAGGTGGAACGGATCGGCCTGAAGGTGCACACCGCGCTGAGCCCGGCGCCGGTGGTCGGCGACCCGGGGCTGCTCGACCGGCTGGCCGGCAACCTGGTGGAGAACGCCGTCCGCTACAACCACCTGCACGGCCGGCTGTGGATCCGCACCGGCAGTGACGGGCAGCGGTCCTGGCTGGTGGTCGGGAACACCGGCTTCGAGGTCGCCCCGGCCGACGTGCCGGGGCTGTTCGAGCCGTTCCGCCGCGGCGGCCAGGAGCGCACCGGCGCCCGCGGTTCCGGCCTGGGGCTCTCCATCGTCCGGGCGGTCTGCGACGCGCACGGCGGGACCGTCAAGGCGGTCGCCCAGCAGGGCGGCGGCCTGGAAGTGACCGTCACCCTGCCCTCCGCCGACGCCCCGGCCGCCACCTGACCGGCG
This region includes:
- a CDS encoding peptidase C39 family protein, whose translation is MPAVDPGRDIAYRRFRFPADLALGTADGVAAGAAGLVIGAPAGRVEHTEPHSGDTAEYELATWTSPAVELGFPVDEVVPSWTGDTPEGCWLRVELRGRYEGRPSTDWYDLGHWAADDTTIHRSSVPGQTRDEAWAKVDTFGLLRAAATGWQVRVTLYRRAGLAATPVLHTVGAVACAEAVERTDAPASADDTPPVGPADEADARGRVLDVPRYAQRLHAGGETRWGGGGDSWCSPTCVSMVLDFWGAGPTPDRYAWVDPPGPRPVVVHAARHCYDHAYAGAGNWAFNTAYAGRHGVDAFVTRLRGLAEAERFVAAGIPLIVSAAFTAGQVPGLDYDTRGHLMVLVGFTADGDPVLNDPYAPDDEAVRRTVPRAPFEAAWQAGSGGVAYVVRPGSVPLPPAPAQANW
- a CDS encoding PQQ-binding-like beta-propeller repeat protein, which gives rise to MTVIDLGELRDDSAPDRPARPPRAVGRPYRCVAVLLAALVTLAGAAPAPRRIAATVPGGPGAAAFVVDDRVYVVEPADPERGTGRRLVAYRVTAYRPRALWQSPLPGGGIVELARMVDGRLLLTGRTTNDAGWETTALDATTGRLGWRRPGAAFLAGDVVFLYTSDGDGADETRRIDARTGETLWSMPTTSADLNLSRGPAGVERVVLAHDSGLTEVFDAASGVRLVARDLRTGEPPFRGRAVVVDGLLLVIDAAGGTVTGYDLDRLDPHWNVPLPSVDYAERCGRSLCLYRQDGGVWVVDPATGATRWSDRRWVAATAAADGLLLVAELAPAASSVLAVVEEATGRLVAEFGEWQVVPRGDEDGPMIGVRPDGDGRLLVAELDPAVGQARIRDALPGVLVADCRAGALLVCHRTDGSLVLWWNR
- a CDS encoding sensor histidine kinase yields the protein MSRRRRLRPTLRLRLTLLNGVLLVGAGAILVLLAWLLLRDGLRPADDLLPGTTVVLADGRTLEAGQWQGQLVDAASRELLLKGFGALLAIGVVGVAGAYLVAGRALRPLHQVTATARRLGEATLDQRIGWSGADDEVAELAKTFDAMLDRIATAFEAQKRFVANASHELRTPLAVMRTEIDVTLSDDESDIADYRRMATVVRDASGRANGLVDALLVLARSEAQAGRRLARRVESDLSVGAANALSAMAGEVERIGLKVHTALSPAPVVGDPGLLDRLAGNLVENAVRYNHLHGRLWIRTGSDGQRSWLVVGNTGFEVAPADVPGLFEPFRRGGQERTGARGSGLGLSIVRAVCDAHGGTVKAVAQQGGGLEVTVTLPSADAPAAT
- a CDS encoding response regulator transcription factor; its protein translation is MRVLVVEDERNLADAIARGLRKRGMAVDVAYDGDTGHEAAFVTRYDVVILDRDLPGVPGDRICADLAASGTLTRVLMLTASGTVADRVEGLQLGADDYLPKPFAFDELVARVQALGRRATPAAPPVLTLADLVLDPARRVVTRGGVPVDLTNKEFGVLAELLKARGAVVSSEELLERVWDANTDPFTTIVRVTVMTLRKKLGDPPLIETVVGAGYRTAGAAS
- a CDS encoding PQQ-binding-like beta-propeller repeat protein; translation: MIELGELRHGDEPEPSPAPRRPSAASARVVALCCAVLLTLAGAAPVPRLPSGVTVPASPDAGFLVLADRLVVATGGPGTTGRGDRLVSGYRLPDGAPVWRFRPPAGDDLLGLWTVAGLLLVASGSPDDGRTAALDPRTGATRWQQPGYPTLTEAGGVILETSGADGRRAVRAVNPATGTARWSLPSLGDRMVYGFGGRGVTAMVVLGGDGQVEVYDADSGSLRRADRLPSTVDQSYRWPQVLGDVLLFGDASGEVTAYGLDRLDRRWTLPARSEDWFADCGELICLSGRSTGLWAYDPATGRLRWRDDRWRGAFPVDGRLLVDGPTERDVVELAVLDPGTGRTLARLGRWRLTAIGSRSLGIRSVTGDRTLVAELDVSAGQARTLAVLPGSWNGCTAAAAVLVCQRRSSGLVIWPLDR